The Podospora pseudocomata strain CBS 415.72m chromosome 1 map unlocalized CBS415.72m_1, whole genome shotgun sequence genome has a segment encoding these proteins:
- a CDS encoding uncharacterized protein (CAZy:CE12; EggNog:ENOG50KOG1502; COG:G; COG:M), whose amino-acid sequence MKFSPATLLPLLMAAGSNAAPSQNSPRQTKPPTVYLAGDSTMARTNSPHNGWGEYLSRYLTIPVVNKAISGRSARSFTNEGRFAEIERLVVPNDIVIISFGHNDGSSPNSANDNGRSACPGTGNEVCRSGKTGETVYTYNHYLQTAGRALIAKGAKVVFSAQTPKNLWQNGQWSGNYEPPRFVPYAAAAAKNVGSGASFVDHYQAVTKTYQRLGSQKVNSFYPVDYTHTSPEGADVIAQAFAQAVSRDFNGTTAVKPYLRNPVPNVFN is encoded by the coding sequence ATGAAGTTCTCACcggccaccctcctcccgctcctcaTGGCGGCGGGAAGCAACGCCGCCCCTTCGCAGAACTCCCCTCGCCAAACCAAGCCACCCACCGTCTACCTGGCCGGCGACAGCACCATGGCCCGCACAAACAGCCCGCACAACGGCTGGGGCGAGTACCTCTCCAGGTACCTCACCATCCCGGTCGTCAACAAGGCCATCTCCGGCCGCTCCGCCCGCAGCTTCACCAACGAAGGCCGCTTCGCCGAGATCGAGCGCCTCGTTGTCCCCAacgacatcgtcatcatcagcttCGGGCACAACGACGGCAGCTCCCCCAACTCGGCCAACGACAATGGCCGCAGCGCCTGCCCCGGCACAGGAAACGAGGTCTGCAGGTCAGGCAAGACAGGCGAGACGGTCTACACGTACAACCACTACCTCCAGACGGCCGGTAGGGCTCTCATCGCCAAGGGGGCCAAGGTCGTCTTCAGCGCCCAGACGCCCAAGAACCTGTGGCAGAACGGACAGTGGAGCGGGAACTACGAGCCGCCTAGGTTCGTGCCGTACGCTGCTGCCGCGGCGAAGAACGTGGGCAGCGGGGCGAGCTTTGTGGATCACTACCAGGCTGTGACCAAGACGTATCAGCGGTTGGGGAGCCAGAAGGTGAATAGCTTTTACCCTGTGGATTACACCCACACCAGCCCCGAGGGGGCGGATGTGATTGCCCAGGCGTTTGCCCAGGCGGTGTCGAGGGATTTCAACGGGACGACGGCGGTGAAGCCTTACTTGAGGAACCCGGTGCCGAACGTGTTCAATTAA
- a CDS encoding uncharacterized protein (EggNog:ENOG50KOG1502; COG:G; COG:M) yields the protein MAKVLITGINGYIAAHTAARFLQAGFSVRGTVRNKTSPNVESLLRALSAPQKAGGGKVEIVEVPDITIKGAFDNAP from the exons ATGGCAAAAGTTCTCATCACCGGAATCAACGGCTACATCGCCGCGCACACCGCCGCCCGCTTCCTCCAGGCCGGCTTCAGCGTCAGGGGCACGGTCCGAAACAAAACCTCTCCTAATGTCGAGTCCTTGCTTCGCGCATTGTCCGCACCCCAGAAAGCAGGCGGCGGCAAGGTCGAGATAGTCGAGGTTCctgacatcaccatcaaagGGGCGTTTGACAATGCG CCATAG
- a CDS encoding uncharacterized protein (EggNog:ENOG503NXZP; COG:S), which yields MAFPSYKRSLDSFNPEASSPRPPHRRKLNNSRSTPTSTIANLGLVPDFNPTQALQQKPHSCLKHHTGPDLISPLSDELLLRILSSLSLNQLLGVSPVSRRFYTLACDSQLWKNLYYHRFVLPRARLIPGFGPHLGGNHSKNTFGRACRWGTGHRACGNDLDTDSKVNNAGDLNTGSSGQNEDAEDEQEEGVRDWLEGGITPPEDHDDDVQSDGVQEDPLLYYAPDEDRPNRTMDWKRQYRIRHNWAKGKCKAVELRLSGGQETVKTPRHEERFNEHQRSRKGRRSFIKAVQGIAVSADSRYLRAWDLRSRKLLGHVGLVEVPEVDGDAHSTAPSCMAIDEAKLVDGLLDIALGFTDGSFGVWRLSVKDGRLKRRYRHEKSSNGELIEMAYSHPYLITATRAVLVSLYTFGGSMAGPCDKTMVLPPPSLLASLDSHTCQAPLSFSIRKTNSSVIASIAYTVTTHIGWSFGVQDLHISPPIQDDPASMPEITTTPIAHTLPLLLFRRPVNWIEYIPRPGHGSREPAESSVYEPPFTPPMTPRSRVMDPGRLSPHFSFSPRECGPKALCYNHPYLVATLPDNTLSHFLCRSGPSSLTVTSGHRLWGHTSGISQGQVNCRGKAVSVGSRGEEMRVWALEGATSRASNVMSVEIRPERVSGRDNGTSRYYDPIDVAEERDLVGFDDEMIVVWKQNRGGGESLVIYDFT from the coding sequence ATGGCTTTCCCGTCCTACAAGCGGTCGCTTGATTCCTTCAATCCTGAGGCTTCCTCACCCAGACCGCCTCACCGCCGAAAACTGAACAATTCCAGGTCCACACCGACCTCCACCATCGCAAACCTCGGCCTTGTTCCAGACTTCAACCCCACGCAAGCACTACAGCAGAAACCGCACAGCTGCTTGAAGCACCATACGGGACCCGACCTTATATCCCCTCTTTCTGACGAGCTCCTTCTGCGCATCCTCTCTTCACTCTCACTgaaccagctcctcggcgtTTCTCCCGTTTCCCGCCGATTTTATACCCTCGCCTGCGACTCGCAGTTGTGGAAGAATTTGTACTACCATCGCTTTGTGCTGCCTAGAGCCCGACTCATACCAGGCTTCGGCCCACACCTGGGTGGGAATCATAGCAAGAACACATTCGGTCGAGCCTGCAGGTGGGGAACAGGACACCGAGCCTGCGGGAATGACCTCGATACAGATTCGAAGGTCAATAACGCGGGAGATCTCAATACCGGCAGTAGCGGCCAGAATGaagatgccgaggacgaacaagaggagggggtgcgGGACTGGCTGGAGGGGGGTATAACACCGCCTGAGGACCACGATGACGACGTGCAAAGCGACGGCGTACAGGAAGACCCGCTGTTGTACTACGCACCCGATGAGGACAGACCGAACAGGACGATGGACTGGAAGAGACAATACAGAATACGCCACAACTGGGCGAAGGGCAAATGTAAGGCTGTTGAGCTTCGCCTAAGCGGAGGACAGGAAACAGTGAAGACCCCACGTCATGAAGAACGTTTCAACGAGCATCAACGCTCGAGGAAAGGACGGAGGAGTTTCATAAAGGCAGTTCAGGGTATTGCAGTCAGTGCAGATAGCCGATATCTGCGTGCATGGGATCTCAGGAGCCGCAAACTGTTGGGACATGTAGGGTTGGTGGAGGTCCCAGAAGTTGACGGGGACGCCCACAGCACTGCACCAAGCTGCATGGCCATCGATGAGGCAAAGCTCGTGGATGGACTGCTGGACATTGCGCTGGGGTTCACCGACGGGAGCTTTGGGGTGTGGAGGCTATCTGTCAAGGACGGCCGCTTGAAACGACGATACCGACACGAAAAGTCCAGCAATGGCGAGCTGATTGAGATGGCGTACTCGCACCCGTACCTGATCACAGCTACCAGGGCGGTTTTGGTATCGCTATACACCTTTGGTGGCTCCATGGCTGGGCCCTGTGATAAAACCATGGTCTTACCGCCGCCGTCTCTACTAGCATCGCTAGACTCGCACACGTGTCAGGcacctctctccttctccatccgGAAAACGAACTCTTCAGTCATCGCATCAATTGCATATACGGTGACTACCCACATCGGCTGGTCTTTTGGCGTTCAGGATCTCCACATTTCACCCCCTATTCAAGATGATCCAGCCTCGATGCCAGAAATCACAACTACGCCCATCGCTCACACTCTCCCGCTTCTCCTGTTCCGTCGCCCGGTCAACTGGATTGAGTATATACCCAGGCCAGGTCATGGTTCCCGCGAGCCCGCCGAATCAAGCGTATATGAACCTCCCTTCACACCGCCCATGACTCCCCGGTCTAGAGTCATGGACCCTGGCCGTTTATCCCCTCACTTCAGCTTCTCGCCTCGCGAGTGTGGGCCGAAAGCCTTGTGCTACAACCATCCTTACCTCGTTGCGACCCTGCCCGACAACACTTTATCCCACTTTCTGTGCCGGTCTGGCCCGTCCTCCTTGACGGTCACCTCTGGTCATCGGCTATGGGGGCACACGTCTGGAATCAGCCAAGGTCAGGTCAACTGCCGCGGTAAGGCTGTCAGTGTGGGCTCTCGAGGTGAGGAGATGCGCGTGTGGGCTTTGGAAGGTGCCACGTCGAGGGCGAGCAATGTTATGAGTGTGGAGATACGACCGGAGAGGGTCTCGGGGCGGGACAACGGGACGAGCCGGTACTATGACCCAATTGATGTTGCAGAAGAGCGGGATCTGGttgggtttgatgatgagatgattgTTGTTTGGAAGCAGAACAGAGGCGGGGGAGAGAGCCTGGTGATTTACGACTTTACTTGA
- a CDS encoding uncharacterized protein (EggNog:ENOG503NZ8I; COG:G), whose product MPPLQFGKSFLSSAVFLGVAISTPDLFHAERQSFAAQAQRIDQRAFNVLPTVPPPSEYGGFIAWIPFAPPNATIESLVARPFHIYSKEFEDIIGPNPTLTLLNHTDGDPLFHEAPVWNPSTDEMFFCQNAGAPAAGTGMQKSAIIQKIKLSAITRAITSQRNASGSVQIEDVTAADGAKVMNPNGGTNYKNKLLFVGQGKGENIPPAIYLMNPEPPYDTKGRLGSLRASSVYHVLTSGGYLVMLNNYFGRQFNSINDASVNPRNGDIYFTDPTYGFVQDFRPAPGFPKQVWRFNEATGAVTVVADGFSMPNGIQFSPSGSHLYVTDSGVAQAFRGMEYNNPSTIYRFDVSRDGTLSNRQTFAFITPGIPDGINVDTNGNVYVGCADGVQVYSPSGKLIGKIFLGKGVANFQFAGKGRMVLLAETELYFVGGLKAEGAFPGRLY is encoded by the exons ATGCCGCCATTACAGTTCGGCAAAAGCTTCCTGTCATCCGCTGTCTTTCTAGGCGTCGCTATCAGCACTCCAGACTTGTTTCATGCCGAAAGGCAAAGTTTTGCGGCCCAGGCACAAAGGATCGATCAAAGGGCCTTTAATGTTCTCCCGactgttcctcctccgtcaGAATATGGAGGTTTCATTGCTTGGATT CCATTCGCACCACCAAATGCGACAATAGAGTCTCTAGTTGCCCGGCCCTTTCACATCTACAGCAAGGAGTTCGAGGATATTATTGGgcccaacccaaccttgACGCTGCTGAACCACACCGATGGCGACCCCTTGTTTCACGAGGCTCCAGTGTG GAATCCATCCACAGATGAAATGTTCTTTTGTCAGAATGCAGGTGCGCCAGCTGCCGGAACAGGGATGCAAAAATCAGCCATCATTCAGAAGATCAAATTGTCTGCCATCACACGGGCTATCACCAGCCAGAGAAATGCCAGCGGATCTGTTCAGATTGAGGATGTGACTGCGGCTGACGGGGCCAAGGTTATGAACCCCAACG GGGGCACAAACTACAAGAACAAGTTGCTCTTTGTCGGAcaaggaaagggggagaacATTCCACCTGCCATTTACCTTATGAATCCAGAGCCTCCTTATGATACAAAAGGTCGGTTAGGTAGTCTCCGCGCGTCGAGTGTTTATCACGTGCTAACGTCTGGAGGATACCTAGTCATGCTGAACAACTACTTTGGTCGGCAATTCAACTCCATCAACGACGCCTCAGTCAACCCCCGAAATGGTGACATCTATTTCACCGACCCTACCTACGGATTCGTTCAAGATTTTCGGCCTGCACCCGGCTTTCCAAAGCAGGTGTGGCGTTTCAATGAGGCTACTGGAGCTGTCACTGTGGTGGCGGATGGATTCAGCATGCCAAACGGCATTCAATTCTCACCATCGGGGTCACATCTTTATGTGACCGACAGCGGGGTAGCGCAGGCTTTCAGAGGGATGGAGTATAATAATCCTTCCACGAT TTACCGATTTGATGTCTCCAGGGATGGGACCTTGTCCAACAGACAAACCTTTGCGTTTATCACACCTGGTATACCAGATGGGATCAATGTGGATACAAATGGCAATGTCTACGTGGGCTGTGCAGATGGCGTGCAAGTTTATAGTCCATCAGGGAAGTTGATTGGAAAGATATTCCTGGGCAAGGGAGTGGCCAACTTTCAGTTCGCGGGAAAGGGAAGGATGGTGCTGTTGGCGGAGACGGAGTTGTACTTTGTGGGCGGGTTGAAAGCTGAGGGTGCTTTTCCGGGAAGGTTGTATTAG
- a CDS encoding uncharacterized protein (EggNog:ENOG503NW4V; COG:G; CAZy:AA9), whose translation MKPQLLGLLAWFFMPEVLAHNTMGILLVNRTATPEWLYVRDVMGPNYEDEIFPWGQYHKTIPQMDVHHPDITCGRKAFAAAANTSTADVIAGSEVGFRVSWDAYGPGGEFYHRGPAQIYLSRAPGDDVENYRGDGDWFKIAVAGPKDNNSWLLSGEGDFNFSIPLTTPPGKYLMRIEQFWPTDSYNYSQWFVNCAHVNIMGEGGGSPAGFARFPGTYEIDDPGIRLPGNQMVLGSVKVEDMRLLEYKPPGPAVWAG comes from the exons ATGAAGCCACAACTTCTGGGACTTTTGGCTTGGTTCTTCATGCCTGAGGTGCTGGCTCATA ACACGAtgggcatcctcctcgtcaaccgAACCGCCACCCCGGAATGGCTCTACGTCCGCGACGTCATGGGTCCCAACTACGAAGACGAGATTTTTCCCTGGGGCCAATACCACAAGACCATACCCCAGATGGACGTCCACCATCCGGACATCACCTGCGGCAGGAAGGcctttgctgctgcggccaacacctccacgGCTGATGTCATTGCGGGAAGTGAAGTCGGGTTCCGAGTCAGCTGGGATGCCTACGGGCCTGGCGGGGAGTTTTACCATAGAGGGCCCGCACAGATTTACCTATCGAGGGCACCCGGGGACGATGTTGAGAACTAtcgtggggatggggattggTTCAAGATCGCGGTTGCGGGGCCGAAGGACAATAATTCTTGGTTGTTGTCGGGGGAGGGCGAT TTCAACTTTAGCATTCCGCTGACGACGCCACCGGGGAAGTATCTCATGCGGATCGAACAGTTCTGGCCGACGGACTCGTACAACTACAGCCAGTGGTTTGTCAACTGTGCTCATGTCAATATTAtgggcgagggcggtgggagTCCAGCCGGCTTTGCAAGGTTTCCGGGGACGTATGAGATTGATGATCCAG GGATTCGGCTTCCTGGGAATCAGATGGTCCTTGGATCCGTCAAAGTGGAGGATATGAGGTTGCTTGAGTACAAGCCTCCCGGGCCTGCTGTGTGGGCTGGCTGA